CGTGAGCACGTCGAAATGCGGCTGCAGATAATCGGCCGCCGTTTTCGTCGACGTGTCGCGCTTGTCGAGCAGATCGGACGTGATGTCCTTCAGCGCGACCACGCCGAGAAAGCAGTCTCTGTCGTCCGTCACGTACAAATACTTGACGGGGTATTCGAGGAACACGCGCGTCATGTCCTGCACGGTCGCATTCGGTTGCACAACGGTTTGCGGCGGGCGGATCAGCTCGCGCATCTGCGTCGCGCGCAGCCGCATGCGCTCCTGCTCCTCGCGGTTGCGGTGCAGCGTGACCTCGTACATCGACGTCTTGCCGATCGCGCGCGCCGCGAAGTACGCGACCACGCACGACACCATCAACGGCAGCACGACCTGATAGCTCAACGTCATTTCGAAGATCATCAGGATCGCCATCAGCGGCGCCTGGGTCGCGCCCGCCAGGAATGCGCCCATGCCGACCATCGCGTAAGCGAACGGCGCGGACGTCCCGTGCGGCCACAGCGCGTTCATGCCGAGCCCGAACAGCGAGCCGAGCACCGCGCCGAAGAAGAGCGTCGGCGTGAAGATGCCGCCGACGGCGCCCGAGCCGACCGTCGCCGCCGTCGCAATCAGCTTGAATACCAGCACGACGACGAGCGCGGACCAGGTCCACGGCGAATGCAGGATCGAGTTGACGACGCTATAGCCGTTGCCCCATACCTCGGGCGTCCATACGGACAGAATGCCGACGATCAGGCCGCCGAGCGCAAGCCGCACGGGCAAAGGGATCGGCAGACGCCGGAAGCCGGCCTTGCTGGTGTCCATCAGCCGCAGGAACTGCGGCGCCGCCGCGCCGCACAGCAGGCCGAGCGCGACGAACAGCAGTACTTCGAGCCCCGCGATGGGCGGGAATACAGGCATCTCGTAAGGCGGCTTGTAACCGGCGAACTCGCGCATCAGGATGTTCGAGACCACCGACGCCACCACGACGGGCCCGAAACTTTCCATCGCGATCGAGCCGAGCACGAGTTCGGTGACGAAGAACGCACCCGCGATGGGCGCGCTGTACGCGGACGTGATGCCCGCCGCCGCGCCGCACGCCACGAGCAGCTTCAGACGCGGCGGATCGAAATGCACGACGCGCCCGATCAGCGATGCACACAGCGCGGCAAGCTGCACCATCGGGCCTTCACGGCCGATCGAGCCACCGCTCGAAATCGTGAATAGCGACGACGCGCTGCGCCACAGGCTGAGTCGCACGGGGACGACGCCGTCGCCGATCACAACGGCTTCCATGTAATCCGTATGCTGTTTCTTGTCGGCGCCGCGCTGCGCGATGACCAGCAGCACGCCCGCGGCCAGCCCGCCCAGCGCGGGCAACGCGATACGCATCGCAATGGGCAGACGCCGCGCCATTTCGACGAGACTGCCATCTTGTCCCGTGAAAGCGCGCTGCATCAGCGCGATGCCTTCGCGGAAGGCGATCGTCGCGAAGGCGCCGACGATGCCGACGATCACCGACCACACCAGCATCGTGTGCGCGTCCGACAGACGGAAGAGATGGGCAGCGCGGGTGCGCAGTCTCAGCAGGAATGAAAGCACGGCAGGAGCGGGCGTTTAGGGTTGGTATGGGTGGCGCGCAAGCCTTCGCATGTTATCGGCATTGCGCGACGACAGGTTGAAGAGGGGCGCGCCAGCTGGCATGCGCGCCGCAACGTGGCGAAGGAACGATGTCAGTTCATCTCAGCGCACGTCCTTGTCGAGTTCGGGGTAGTGCCGGAAGACGCAGGTTTCGTTGTACGGCAGACGCCGTTCCGAGTCGAGATAGGCGGCGATATTCGGGCGCTTGAGCACCGCGTCATGCAGCCTGGCAAGGCGCGGATGACGCTCGCCGAAATGCTTCATCGCGCGTGGAAAGGCGTAATGCAGACCGTCGATCAGCTGGAACATCGACAGATCGACATAGGTGAGCGTGTCGCCCACCATATGTTGGTCGCCGGCGGGGTTCTGCTTCAGCACGCGTTCGAAATAGCCCATGAACTTCGGAATCCGGTTGTCGATGAAATCCGTCGCGCGGATTTTGGCGGCCTCTTTCTGCTCCTCGTAATACATGCCCGACGCGAGCGGATGATGCGTATCGTGCGCTTCCGTGACCATGTCGGCGATGGTCAGCTGCAGACCGTTCGCGACATAGCAGAGGCTCTCGACCTTCGGTGCGAGATTCAACTTCGGCCCGAGGTAGAACAGGATGTTCGCCGTCTGCGAAATGATCAGGTCGCCGTGCTGCAGGAAGGGCGGCGCGTACGGCAGATACGCTTCCGACCGGCTGTCCATCACGTCGATCATCGCGCCCGTGCCGAGCCCGTCCTGTTCGTCGCCGCGCGCCACTTCGACATAGTCCGCGCGCGCTTCTTCGAGCGCCAGCCGCACGAATTCGCCACGGCCCTGCAATCCATCCCAGTAATAGAGCTGATAAGTCATCGGTCGGTCCTCATTCGATTGTCGGCGGCGCGGGATCGCGTCACGTTCGCACACGGAAGAGAGCTAGAAGTATGCCGCGCGATGCTTGCAGTTGGCGTGCTTGTCACACAGCAAAAAAGCGCGCCGGCGCGATCGTGACGATGCAGCCCGAAAAGCACAAAAGCCCCGCACGCGGCGGGGCTTGTTCGGGAGAGATGCCGGCTTAGCCGAGCAGATGCTGGACGAGCCACGTGATACCGAGACCGCCTGCGAAGAGCCACACGTAGAGGATCAGGCCCGTCGTCAGCGCACGGGGACCGGCGTCGCGGATCTGCGAAAGGCGCGTTTCGATGCCGAGCGCCGTCATGGCCATCGTCAGCGCGAAGGTGTCGAGCATATTGACCGTGCTGGTCGCGGCTTCGGGCAGGATATGCAGCGAGTTCACGGCGACACAGGCGAGAAAGCCAAGTGCGAACCAGGGCACGGCGAGCTTGCGCGGCGCATGTGCGCCATCTTTCGAAGCGGCGCCACGCGCCGAGCGGTTCACCCACATACCGACGATCAGCAGCACGGGCACCAGCAGCATCACGCGGGTCATCTTGACGATGGTGGCGATATGCGTCGCTTCCGGGCTCACGTTGCTCGCAGCACCGACCACCTGCGCGACTTCGTGAATTGTGCCGCCGAAGAACAGGCCCACGCCTGTCGTGTCCAGATGGATGATCCCGGCGCGCAGCAGCGCGGGGTAGAGGAACATCGACAGCGTGCCGAACAGCACCACGCTGCCGACGGCCATCGCGCTCTTGTGCGGCTTCGATTGCAAGGTGGATTCGAACGCGAGCACGGCGGCCGCGCCGCAGATCGCGCTGCCCGCTGCCGTCAGCAGCGCGCTGTCGCGGTCGAGCTTCATCAGCTTCATGCCCGCCCACGTGCCGATCACGAGCGTGCTGACCACGATCAGCAGCGATTCGGCGAGACCCGGCAGGCCGACTTGCGCGATTTCCTGAATGCTCACGCGCAGCCCGAAGAACGCGACGGCGATGCGCAGCAGCTTGCGGGCCGAGAAATTGACGCCGGCGGCCCAGCTCTCGGGCATGCCGTCCTTGAGCGCGTTGCCGTAGATCATCCCGCCGACGATGCCGACGATCAGCGGGCTGATGCCCAGATTGGCAATCGACGGAATGGCAGCGATGCGGGTGACGGCGGCGGCGAACAGCGCGACGAACAGAATGCCGTTGATCTGGCCGCGTGTCGATGACGCGGCGGGAACGGCGTGGGTGTGAGCGGTGTGAGCGGTGTGAGCGGTGGACATGGGCTTCAACCTCTTCGGTAAAGGTTGGTTGATTCGATGGGCTAATCCTAATTTAGATATATCGATATGAGAAATCGTGATTTGGGATGAAATATATCGGCCAATCTGATACTTTATCGCCATGACCCCGGATCAGCTTATAACGTTCGCCGCCGTCGCCGAGCACCGCAACATCAGCCGTGCCGCGCTGGCGCTGCATCTGTCGCAGCCCGCCGTGTCCGGCCAGTTGCGGCAGCTGCAGGACGAGTTCGGCGAGCCGCTCTATTTACGCGACGGCCGCGGCGTGCGGCTGACGCCCGCCGGCGAGCAACTGGCCAGCTACGCCACGCGGCTGCGCGACACGTTCCGCCAGGCGTACGCGTATCGCGATGCGCTGCGCGGCATGGAGCAGGGCACGCTGCGTATCGGCGCGAGCACGACGCCCGCCAGCTATCTGCTGCCGTATCTGATCGCCGCCTTTCAGCGCCGCCATCCCGACGTGACCGTGCATACCGACGACGGCAACACAGCGGATATCGTCGGCGCGCTGGCGTCGTTCGATATCGCGCTGGTCGAAGGGCAGGTCGGCAGTGATCTGCCGCCGGATACGGCTGTGCATCCGTGGCACGAGGACGAGATCGTCGCGATCATGCCGCGCTCGCATCCGCTTGCGGCTGCGGGCTTGCAGGCCGTCACGCTCGCCGGACTGAGCGAGCACGCGCTCGTGCTACGGGAAGAAGGCTCCGGCGTGCGGCAACTGATCGAGCGCGCGTTCGCGCGCGCAGGCGTGCCGATGCGCGTCGCACTGGCAATCGCGGGCGTTGAAGGCGTGAAGGAGGCAGTGCGCGCCGGGATGGGCGTCGGCTTCGTGTCAGCGATGTCGATGCGCCACGAGAACGAGGCGCTGTGCCGCCTGCCGCTTGGCCCCGAGCCACTCACGCGGCAGTTTTCGATCCTCGTGCCGCACGCGAGCGCACCGTCGCGCCTCGTCGGACGCTTTCTCGAACTGTGCCTGAACGGCGATGCGCGGCCTGCGACGGGGGCCTCCGGCCGTTAGGGGATAACCACTATGGCGTGAGGCGCCGACGCGCGGCAGTATTCGCAGCTAGCGCCAAGGCGCTTTTTTGATATCCATCTTTGGAACCGATTCCAAAGGTCGTTTTTCAGCAATAAAGCAAGGTGGACGGCATGCCGGAAGTAGTTATCGTCGCGAGTGCGTTTGGGGCCGGTGCGATCCGCGAGGACGGTCATCACGCGTGGCTGAAGACAGCGGCGCAAGCGGGCGCGGCTGGTTTCGAAGTGCGGCGCGAGCTGTTTGCGCTGGAAGCGGAAGCGTCGGCGGAGGCACTGTCGGCGCTGGGCAAGTCGATTGCGGCGAAAGGCCTGTGGTCGGTGTACTCGACGCCCGCCGAGCTTTACGCGCACGACGGCGCGCTCAACGAAGCCACGCTGCGCGAGGCGCTGATCGAAGCGACGGCGCTCGGCGCGCGCTTCGTCAAGCTGCAATTGGGCGGTTTCGCGGGACGCGCGCACGGCGACGCGATCGCCAGGTGCACGAAGGGCATCGCGGCGCGGCTCGTGGTCGAAAACGGGCAACTGGAGCGCGGCGGCTCGCTCGCGCAGTTCGACGGGCTGTTCAACGCGCTCGCGAAGGAAGGCCGTCACAAGCTGATCGGCATGACCTTCGACATCGGCAACTGGCAATGGCCCGGCGTCGATCCCGTCGAGGCGGCGCACAAGCTTGCGGACCACGTCGAGTACATCCACTGCAAGGCGGTGGCGGGCGAAGGCGCGCGCCGTTTTGCCGTCGCGCCCGCCGCCGACGATCCCGTTTTCGCGGCCGTGCTGCCGCTCCTGCCGCGCAACGTGCCGCGCGGCATCGAATTTCCCTTCGACGCGGCGCGCATCGCCGAGGACGCGTCGCACCACGTCGCGCAGCTCGCGTCGATGTAAGACAGCGCGAACGCGCAGCGAATCATCAGGAGAAGCCATGCATCCGACACTCGATGTCATCACCTACGGCGAAGCGATGGCGATGTTCGTCGCAGCCGAAACGGGCGCGCTCGCGGGCGTCGGCCAGTTCACGAAGCGCATCGCAGGCGCCGATCTCAATGTGGCGATCGGCCTGTCGCGCCTTGGCTTCAAGGTGGGCTACATGAGCCGCGTCGGCGACGACTCATTCGGTCAGTACGTGCGCGATACGCTGACGAAGGAAGGCATCGACGGGCGTTGCGTGACGACCGATGCGCGCTATCCGACGGGCTTCCAGCTGAAGTCGAAGAACGACGACGGCAGCGATCCCGCCGTCGAATATTTCCGCAAGGGTTCGGCCGCCAGCCACCTGTCGCTCGACGACTACGTGCCAGGCTACGTGCTGCCCGCGCGCCATCTGCATCTGACGGGCGTCGCGCCCGCGATTTCGGCCAGTTCGCGCGAGCTTGCGTTCCATCTGGCGCGCGAAATGCGACAGGCCGGCAAGACGATCTCGTTCGATCCGAACCTGCGCCCGACACTGTGGCCGTCGCGTGAAGCGATGGCGGCCGCGCTGAACGAAGTCGCGACGTTCGCCGACTGGGTGCTGCCCGGCATCGGCGAGGGCGAGATTCTGACGGGTTACACGAAAGCGGAAGACATTGCGCAGTTTTATCTGGACCGCGGCGCGAAGGGCGTCGTGGTGAAGCTCGGTGCGCAAGGCGCGTATTTCCGCACGGCGACCGATTCGGGCATCGTCGAAGCGCAGCGCGTCGAGAAAGTAGTCGATACCGTCGGCGCGGGCGATGGCTTCGCCGTCGGCGTGGTGAGCGCATTGCTCGAAGGCCGCACGCTACCGCAGGCGGTGGCGCGCGGCAACCGCATCGGCGCGCTCGCGATTCAGGTGATCGGCGATTCGGAAGGCCTGCCGACGCGCACCGAACTCGATGCACTCGAAAGCGCCGACCCGCTCGCCGCCTGACGTTTCAACAGTTTCACCATTCAGCAGCACGACACGACAACAAGATGCCCGGCCGCGCAAACGCTCCGACGAGCAACACGCGGCTCAACAGCACGCCAACCGACCGCCTCAGCCAGTCACAGGAGACATTCATGTCCTCATCACTCGCGATTCGACGTTGGTGGACGATCATGCCGATCGTCTTCATCACGTACAGCCTCGCTTATCTCGACCGCGCGAACTACGGTTTCGCCGCCGCCGCAGGCATCAATCAGGATCTCGGTATCAGCAAGGGATTGTCGTCGCTGATCGGCGCGCTGTTCTTTCTCGGCTACTTCTTCTTCCAGATTCCCGGCGCGATTTACGCGGAACGCAAGAGCGTCAAGAAGCTCGTGTTCTGGAGCCTGGTGCTGTGGGGCGGCTGCGCGGCACTGACGGGCGTCGTCAGCAACATTCCGTCGCTGATGGTGATCCGCTTCGTGCTCGGCGTCGTCGAGGCGGCCGTGATGCCCGCGATGCTGATCTTCATCAGCAACTGGTTCACCAAGCGCGAACGCTCGCGCGCCAACACGTTCCTGATTCTCGGCAACCCGGTGACGGTGCTGTGGATGTCGGTCGTGTCGGGCTATCTGGTGCATTCGTTCGGCTGGCGCCACATGTTCATCGCGGAAGGCGTCCCGGCGATTGTTTGGGCCGTCTGCTGGTGGTTCATCGTGAAAGACAAACCCGAGCAGGTGAAGTGGCTGTCGGACGCCGACAAGAAACAGCTCGCCGACACGCTGCGCGCCGAGCAGGCCGCCATCAAGCCGATGCGCAATTACGGCGAGGCGTTCCGCTCGCCCGCCGTCATCAAACTGTGTGCGCAGTACTTCTGCTGGAGCATCGGCGTGTACGGCTTCGTGCTGTGGCTGCCGTCCATTCTGAAAAACGGTTCGTCGCTCGGTATGGTCGAAACGGGTTGGCTGTCGGCGCTGCCGTATCTCGGCGCAACGATCGCGATGCTCGCGGCGTCGTGGGCGTCGGATAAACTCAACAACCGGCGCGCATTCGTCTGGCCGTTTCTGCTGATCGGCGCGGCCGCCTTCGCGGGTTCCTATGCGCTCGGCTCGACGCACTTCTGGATGTCGTATGCACTGCTGGTGATCGCGGGCGCCGCGATGTACGCGCCGTATGGCCCGTTCTTCGCGATCGTCCCCGAACTGCTGCCGAAGAACGTCGCGGGCGGCGCGATGGCGCTGATCAACAGCATGGGCGCGCTCGGCTCGTTCGTCGGCTCGTATGTGGTCGGTTATCTGAACGGCGCGACGGGCTCGCCCTCGGCGTCGTATGTGTTCATGAGCGTCGCGCTGATCGCTGCCGTGATACTGACGCTTGCCGTCAAGCCGCAGCCGATGCAGACTCCGAAGCTCGCCACCCCGTTGCAAGGAAAGTGAATCGATGAAGCGAAAGATCGTCGCGTACAAGCCGCTGCCGGATGATGTGCTCGCGTATCTCCAGCAGCATGCCGAAGTCGTGCAGGCGGACGCCGCGCAGCACGACGCGTTCGTCGCCGCGCTGAAGGATGCCGACGGCGCGATCGGCGCGAGCGTGAAGATCACGCCGTCGATGCTCGACGGCGCCGCGAAGCTCAAGGCGCTGTCGACGATCTCGGTCGGCTACGACAACTTCGACGTCGCCGACCTGACGAAACGCGGCATCGTGCTCGCGCACACGCCGGACGTGCTGACGGAATCGACGGCGGACACGGTGTTCTCGCTGATCCTCGCGAGCGCGCGGCGCGTCGTCGAACTGGCCGACTGGGTGAAGGCGGGCGAGTGGCAGGCGAGCATTGGCCCCGAACTGTTCGGCGTCGACGTGCAGGGCAAGACGCTCGGCATCGTCGGTCTTGGGCGGATTGGCGGCGCGGTCGCGCGGCGGGCGGCGCTCGGCTTCAATATGAAGGTGCTGTACACGAACCGCAGCGCGAACGCGGAGGCCGAACAGCGCTACGGCGCCCACCGCGTCGAACTGGACGAATTGCTCGCGGCGTCCGACTTCGTTTGCCTGCAAGTTCCGTTGACGCCGGAAACGCGTCACATGATCGGCGCGAACGAACTGCGCAAGATGAAGCGCAGCGCGATCCTGATCAACGCATCGCGCGGCCAGACGGTCGACGAGAACGCACTGATCGAAGCCTTGCGGACGGGCACGATCCACGGCGCGGGCCTCGACGTGTTCGACAGGGAACCCGTCGATCCCAACTCGCCGCTGCTGAAAATGAAGAACGTGGTCGCGCTGCCGCACATCGGCTCGGCGACGCACGAGACGCGCCACGCGATGGCGCGCTGCGCGGCGGAGAATCTGGTCAGCGCGCTCGACGGCACGCTAAAGATCAACATCGTCAACCGCGACGTGCTCCCTCAATGAACATACCGCCGTCAGGCGCGCCGCGCCGCGCAACGATCAGCGACGTCGCCCGCGAGGCGGGCACGGGCAAGACGAGCATCTCGCGCTATCTGAACGGCGAGTTGAGCGTGCTGTCGCCGCAACTGCGCGCGCGCATCGAAGCCGCGATCGAACGGCTCGACTATCAGCCGAACCAGATGGCGCGCGGCCTCAAGCGCGGGCGCAATCGTCTGATCGGCATGCTGGTCGCGGACCTGACGAATCCTTATTCCGTCGAAGTGCTGCAAGGCGTCGAAGCCGCGTGCCACGCGCTCGGCTATATGCCGCTGATCTGCCACGCGGCGAACGAAGTCGACATGGAGCGGCGCTTTCTGCAACTGCTGACCACGTATCGCGTAGAAGGCGTGATCGTCAATGCGCTGGGCGTCAGCGAAGAGACGCTGCGGCCCGTCGGCGACGGTGGGATACCCGCTGTGCTGGTGGACCGTTCCGTCGACGGGCTCGTGACCGACATGGTCGGGCTCGACAACCAGGGCGCGACGGCGCTCGCGACGCGGCATCTCGTCGAACGCGGTTTCGACCGGCTGTGGTTCGTCGTGCAACCGTTCGAACACATCAGCTCGCGGCGCCAGCGCGAAGCGGCGTTTCACGAGGCACTCGAACAGTATCCGCAGGTGAGCGGGCGCACTGTCGTGCTCGAACTCGGCGACGCCGACGAACTCGAGCAGACCTTGAGCGCGCTCGATGCCGAACTCGATGCGGTGATTGCCGCGCATGAAGACCCTGCGCGGGCGGGCGTCGCGCTGTTTGCCGCGAATGGGCCGGTCGCGCTGGCGCTCGCGCGGCATCTGAACCAGCGGCATGGCCCGAACTGGCAGAAGCGCGTCGCGCTGCTGTCCATCGACGATCCCGAATGGGCCGAGCTGGCCGGCATCACGACGATTCGCCAGCCGACCTACGACATCGGCTATCGGGCCGTCGAGTTTCTGCATCAGCGCATCGTCGGCGAGCAGGCCAGCGCGCGCGATTGTCTGCTGCCGGGCGAGCTGATCGAGCGCGCGTCGACGGCGCGCTGATCCAGGCCAATCCGCGCCAATCCGCCGGCTTTCGGGCATCGCGCTTACAATGCGCGGCGAGTTCCGTACTTTCCGCCTGTAGAGCGCCCGTCACACGCCCATGTCC
The DNA window shown above is from Paraburkholderia sp. PGU19 and carries:
- a CDS encoding ClcB-like voltage-gated chloride channel protein, with the protein product MLSFLLRLRTRAAHLFRLSDAHTMLVWSVIVGIVGAFATIAFREGIALMQRAFTGQDGSLVEMARRLPIAMRIALPALGGLAAGVLLVIAQRGADKKQHTDYMEAVVIGDGVVPVRLSLWRSASSLFTISSGGSIGREGPMVQLAALCASLIGRVVHFDPPRLKLLVACGAAAGITSAYSAPIAGAFFVTELVLGSIAMESFGPVVVASVVSNILMREFAGYKPPYEMPVFPPIAGLEVLLFVALGLLCGAAAPQFLRLMDTSKAGFRRLPIPLPVRLALGGLIVGILSVWTPEVWGNGYSVVNSILHSPWTWSALVVVLVFKLIATAATVGSGAVGGIFTPTLFFGAVLGSLFGLGMNALWPHGTSAPFAYAMVGMGAFLAGATQAPLMAILMIFEMTLSYQVVLPLMVSCVVAYFAARAIGKTSMYEVTLHRNREEQERMRLRATQMRELIRPPQTVVQPNATVQDMTRVFLEYPVKYLYVTDDRDCFLGVVALKDITSDLLDKRDTSTKTAADYLQPHFDVLTPDMPIGVALQHFMAFQGERLPVVESATRPTLAGVVYKTSLLDAYFRMNPR
- a CDS encoding glutathione S-transferase; the protein is MTYQLYYWDGLQGRGEFVRLALEEARADYVEVARGDEQDGLGTGAMIDVMDSRSEAYLPYAPPFLQHGDLIISQTANILFYLGPKLNLAPKVESLCYVANGLQLTIADMVTEAHDTHHPLASGMYYEEQKEAAKIRATDFIDNRIPKFMGYFERVLKQNPAGDQHMVGDTLTYVDLSMFQLIDGLHYAFPRAMKHFGERHPRLARLHDAVLKRPNIAAYLDSERRLPYNETCVFRHYPELDKDVR
- a CDS encoding YeiH family protein → MSTAHTAHTAHTHAVPAASSTRGQINGILFVALFAAAVTRIAAIPSIANLGISPLIVGIVGGMIYGNALKDGMPESWAAGVNFSARKLLRIAVAFFGLRVSIQEIAQVGLPGLAESLLIVVSTLVIGTWAGMKLMKLDRDSALLTAAGSAICGAAAVLAFESTLQSKPHKSAMAVGSVVLFGTLSMFLYPALLRAGIIHLDTTGVGLFFGGTIHEVAQVVGAASNVSPEATHIATIVKMTRVMLLVPVLLIVGMWVNRSARGAASKDGAHAPRKLAVPWFALGFLACVAVNSLHILPEAATSTVNMLDTFALTMAMTALGIETRLSQIRDAGPRALTTGLILYVWLFAGGLGITWLVQHLLG
- a CDS encoding LysR family transcriptional regulator, yielding MTPDQLITFAAVAEHRNISRAALALHLSQPAVSGQLRQLQDEFGEPLYLRDGRGVRLTPAGEQLASYATRLRDTFRQAYAYRDALRGMEQGTLRIGASTTPASYLLPYLIAAFQRRHPDVTVHTDDGNTADIVGALASFDIALVEGQVGSDLPPDTAVHPWHEDEIVAIMPRSHPLAAAGLQAVTLAGLSEHALVLREEGSGVRQLIERAFARAGVPMRVALAIAGVEGVKEAVRAGMGVGFVSAMSMRHENEALCRLPLGPEPLTRQFSILVPHASAPSRLVGRFLELCLNGDARPATGASGR
- a CDS encoding sugar phosphate isomerase/epimerase; translated protein: MPEVVIVASAFGAGAIREDGHHAWLKTAAQAGAAGFEVRRELFALEAEASAEALSALGKSIAAKGLWSVYSTPAELYAHDGALNEATLREALIEATALGARFVKLQLGGFAGRAHGDAIARCTKGIAARLVVENGQLERGGSLAQFDGLFNALAKEGRHKLIGMTFDIGNWQWPGVDPVEAAHKLADHVEYIHCKAVAGEGARRFAVAPAADDPVFAAVLPLLPRNVPRGIEFPFDAARIAEDASHHVAQLASM
- a CDS encoding sugar kinase, which codes for MHPTLDVITYGEAMAMFVAAETGALAGVGQFTKRIAGADLNVAIGLSRLGFKVGYMSRVGDDSFGQYVRDTLTKEGIDGRCVTTDARYPTGFQLKSKNDDGSDPAVEYFRKGSAASHLSLDDYVPGYVLPARHLHLTGVAPAISASSRELAFHLAREMRQAGKTISFDPNLRPTLWPSREAMAAALNEVATFADWVLPGIGEGEILTGYTKAEDIAQFYLDRGAKGVVVKLGAQGAYFRTATDSGIVEAQRVEKVVDTVGAGDGFAVGVVSALLEGRTLPQAVARGNRIGALAIQVIGDSEGLPTRTELDALESADPLAA
- a CDS encoding MFS transporter, which produces MSSSLAIRRWWTIMPIVFITYSLAYLDRANYGFAAAAGINQDLGISKGLSSLIGALFFLGYFFFQIPGAIYAERKSVKKLVFWSLVLWGGCAALTGVVSNIPSLMVIRFVLGVVEAAVMPAMLIFISNWFTKRERSRANTFLILGNPVTVLWMSVVSGYLVHSFGWRHMFIAEGVPAIVWAVCWWFIVKDKPEQVKWLSDADKKQLADTLRAEQAAIKPMRNYGEAFRSPAVIKLCAQYFCWSIGVYGFVLWLPSILKNGSSLGMVETGWLSALPYLGATIAMLAASWASDKLNNRRAFVWPFLLIGAAAFAGSYALGSTHFWMSYALLVIAGAAMYAPYGPFFAIVPELLPKNVAGGAMALINSMGALGSFVGSYVVGYLNGATGSPSASYVFMSVALIAAVILTLAVKPQPMQTPKLATPLQGK
- a CDS encoding D-glycerate dehydrogenase; protein product: MKRKIVAYKPLPDDVLAYLQQHAEVVQADAAQHDAFVAALKDADGAIGASVKITPSMLDGAAKLKALSTISVGYDNFDVADLTKRGIVLAHTPDVLTESTADTVFSLILASARRVVELADWVKAGEWQASIGPELFGVDVQGKTLGIVGLGRIGGAVARRAALGFNMKVLYTNRSANAEAEQRYGAHRVELDELLAASDFVCLQVPLTPETRHMIGANELRKMKRSAILINASRGQTVDENALIEALRTGTIHGAGLDVFDREPVDPNSPLLKMKNVVALPHIGSATHETRHAMARCAAENLVSALDGTLKINIVNRDVLPQ
- a CDS encoding LacI family DNA-binding transcriptional regulator, which produces MNIPPSGAPRRATISDVAREAGTGKTSISRYLNGELSVLSPQLRARIEAAIERLDYQPNQMARGLKRGRNRLIGMLVADLTNPYSVEVLQGVEAACHALGYMPLICHAANEVDMERRFLQLLTTYRVEGVIVNALGVSEETLRPVGDGGIPAVLVDRSVDGLVTDMVGLDNQGATALATRHLVERGFDRLWFVVQPFEHISSRRQREAAFHEALEQYPQVSGRTVVLELGDADELEQTLSALDAELDAVIAAHEDPARAGVALFAANGPVALALARHLNQRHGPNWQKRVALLSIDDPEWAELAGITTIRQPTYDIGYRAVEFLHQRIVGEQASARDCLLPGELIERASTAR